A region of the Fusobacterium sp. genome:
AGTTTTTAGCTGCTGACTGGATTCCTGCTGCTTTCTTTAACAAGTCAGATGCAGGTGGAGTTTTTAGTATAAATGTGAAAGATCTATCATTATATACAGAAATTTCTACTGGAATTACCCATCCAGCTTTATCTTGAGTCTTTGCATTAAATGCTTTACAGAATTCCATAATGTTAACTCCATGTTGCCCTAATGCTGGTCCAACTGGTGGAGCTGGATTAGCTTTACCTGCTGGTAGTTGTAGTTTTATTATTTTAATTACTTCTTTTGCCATTTTATTTAATTACACCTCCATAAATTGTGTGGTAATGACGGTGTCATCTCCCACTAAAAAGACATAACTTACTATGCCTTCTCAACACTGTTAAAATCTACTTCTATAGGAGTCATTCTCCCAAACATTTCGATCATAACTTTTACTTTCTTTTGTTCCATATCTATTTCTGCTACTTTTCCTTCATGACCTGTAAAACCTCCTCCAAGGATTTTTACAAAATCACCAAGTCCAAAGTTAATTTTTACAACTTCTTTATTTTCTTTTTCTTCCTTTGGAATATCATAACCAATAACTCTGAATATGTTTAATACCTCATCATCTTCCATAGGAATAGGGTCAGAACCAACACCAACAAATCCTGTTACTCCATTTGTGTTTCTTACTACATACCAAGCATTAGAATCAACTCTAAAGTTTATTCCATCTTCACTTTCCTCTCTTGTTGCTACCATTTCTAGCATAACATATCCAGGAAATATTTTTCTGGCTACAGTTTTCTTTTTCCCTCTAACCTCTTCAATAGTCTCTTCCTCAGGAACTAGCACTTTTGTAACTATTTCTCCAATTCCAAGTGTTTCTATTTTTTGTTCAAGGTCAGTTTTTACTTTTTTCTCATACCCTGAATAAGTATGAATCATAAACCATTTTTTTACTAATGTTTTTTCCATTATATTATCCTCCAAAAAGAGAGACCAATACTTTCAACAGTCTAGAAGCAATTAAATCAAAAACTCCCAAATAAATGCTTAAAACTAAGCTCATAACAATTACCCAAAGAGTTGAATTTACAATCTCTTCTTTTTTAGGCCATTGAACCTTGGAATATTCCATTTTTATTCCTTGAAACAGATTCATAAAACCACCT
Encoded here:
- the nusG gene encoding transcription termination/antitermination protein NusG yields the protein MEKTLVKKWFMIHTYSGYEKKVKTDLEQKIETLGIGEIVTKVLVPEEETIEEVRGKKKTVARKIFPGYVMLEMVATREESEDGINFRVDSNAWYVVRNTNGVTGFVGVGSDPIPMEDDEVLNIFRVIGYDIPKEEKENKEVVKINFGLGDFVKILGGGFTGHEGKVAEIDMEQKKVKVMIEMFGRMTPIEVDFNSVEKA
- the secE gene encoding preprotein translocase subunit SecE codes for the protein MNLFQGIKMEYSKVQWPKKEEIVNSTLWVIVMSLVLSIYLGVFDLIASRLLKVLVSLFGG
- the rplK gene encoding 50S ribosomal protein L11, which produces MAKEVIKIIKLQLPAGKANPAPPVGPALGQHGVNIMEFCKAFNAKTQDKAGWVIPVEISVYNDRSFTFILKTPPASDLLKKAAGIQSAAKNSKKEVAGQITTAKLRELAETKMPDLNAGSVEAAMKIIAGSARSMGIKIVD